In the genome of Dermacentor variabilis isolate Ectoservices chromosome 5, ASM5094787v1, whole genome shotgun sequence, one region contains:
- the LOC142582882 gene encoding cytochrome P450 3A24-like isoform X2 → MMVIAAVERWRYIRPASSPAFSTGKLRKMNALIQDCARTTCKHLKEAAERNDDIDVKRFFGHYSLDVIARCAFGTRLDSHTDATNEFVTQASKAFSARMSLRLLISVLFPGLVKYFSFRIVTGSEFEYFKNVCQRIINERRQEAFRQEDFLQLMMDAQEGSLASSDDGVADPESKLFDIGSENKPETTKSTKRLSEIEAMAQCVLFFLAGQETTSSTIAFTTYLLALNPNVQEKLRKEVDDCIAANGPEPSLDVISKLKYLHCVVSEALRLFPPATRLERSGYDDYTLGDTGIKLPKECSIMIPVYAMHHDPELFPDPDSFRPERFSDENVDSVQPYTYLPFGAGPRNCIGMRLALQSVKLCLLHSLHSVQFVRTDKTKDPLTIKKGLGVLTAEDVTVGIRRRPGQHV, encoded by the exons ATGATGGTCATTGCAGCCGTTGAGCGCTGGCGATATATACGCCCCGCATCTAGTCCAGCATTCTCGACTGGGAAGCTGCGTAAG ATGAACGCGTTGATTCAAGATTGCGCGAGAACGACGTGTAAGCATCTCAAGGAAGCTGCGGAGAGAAACGATGACATCGATGTCAAAAG GTTCTTTGGTCATTACTCACTCGACGTGATCGCAAGGTGCGCGTTCGGAACAAGACTTGACTCCCACACAGACGCCACCAATGAGTTTGTGACGCAAGCCAGTAAAGCATTTTCCGCAAGAATGTCCTTAAGGCTGCTTATTTCAG TGCTTTTCCCGGGACTCGTGAAGTACTTCAGCTTTAGAATAGTAACAGGCAGCGAGTTTGAGTACTTCAAAAATGTCTGCCAGCGCATCATAAACGAGAGGCGTCAGGAAGCTTTC CGTCAAGAAGATTTTTTGCAGCTCATGATGGATGCTCAAGAAGGTAGCCTTGCTTCAAGTGATGATGGCGTAGCAGATCCAGAGAGCAAACTATTCGACATTGGTTCGGAAAATAAACCAGAGACGACGAAGAGCACTAAAC GTCTGAGTGAAATCGAAGCCATGGCGCAGTGCGTACTCTTCTTTCTGGCCGGTCAGGAGACTACGTCGTCAACGATAGCCTTCACCACCTACCTGCTTGCTCTCAATCCCAACGTCCAAGAAAAGCTGCGAAAAGAAGTGGACGATTGTATTGCAGCGAAT GGTCCGGAGCCCAGCTTGGACGTCATATCCAAGCTGAAGTACTTGCACTGCGTGGTATCGGAAGCGTTACGCTTGTTCCCGCCTGCAACAAG GCTTGAACGGTCAGGCTACGATGACTACACTCTTGGCGACACGGGTATCAAGCTTCCGAAAGAGTGCTCTATTATGATCCCCGTTTATGCTATGCATCACGACCCGGAGCTGTTCCCCGATCCTGACAGCTTTAGACCTGAACG ATTCAGCGACGAGAACGTGGACTCTGTCCAACCATACACTTACCTTCCTTTCGGTGCTGGGCCACGGAACTGCATTGGGATGCGCCTCGCCCTTCAGTCCGTAAAGCTCTGCCTGCTTCATTCGTTACATAGTGTTCAGTTCGTTCGCACAGATAAAACAAAG GATCCGTTGACCATTAAGAAAGGACTTGGTGTCTTAACAGCGGAAGACGTCACTGTCGGAATACGGAGAAGGCCGGGTCAACACGTCTAG